The nucleotide window CTGTGGCTGCTGCTGTCGACGCAGCGGCCGACCAAGATCCATCCGAACGTCCTGTCCCAGTGCGACAACCTCGGGCTGATGCGGATGAGTTCGCCGCGTGATCTCGGCGAGCTGGCCGACGTCTTCGGCTATGCCCCGTCGCATCTGATCCAGGAGTCGCCGCACTTCACCCAGGGTCAGGCCCTGTTCGCCGGCGGATTCGTCTCCGAGCCGACGATCGCCAGGATGGGCCGCCGGCTGACGGTCGAGGGCGGTTCCGACGTCGGCGTTCCCATCCGCGCCTGACCTGGCCAGAACAAGGCCCGCGCCCTCAAGCGCCGGCCAACCGCCTCGCGCTCGCTACCCGAATCAGGGGTGGTCAGGCGGTCGCTGCCCAGTCACCAAGCCGTCCCATCCCCAATGCGGCAACTCCAGTCCGTCCGGGATGGCGTCGCGCTCGCGTGGCTCGCCCATCATCTGGTACGTGGCCCAACTGAAGTAGTCCAGCAGCGGTCCCCGGGTTTCGTGAGGCAGGTCCGCGTCGACCAGGGCGAGCTCGAAAAGCTCGATGCACCGACGGTTCAGTTCTTCATGTTCGCCGTTGCCGACGTGCATCCGGACTACCTGTGTCTCGTCGCCCATGGATTCGGTGTATGCCGGAGGTCCACCGATCGCCTCACCCCAGTACGCCGCCAGCCGCTCGCTGTGCTGCGGGTGCTGGCCGGGGTGGCTAAACGGATGGCTGGCCAGCGGGTCGGCCATGCACCGCCGATGCCACGCGTAGGCCAGCCGGAGCATCCCCTCGGCCCCGCCCGCGGCCTCGTACAACGTCGTTGTCATGGTCCCCATCATGGCAGGATGCCTACCGTGTCCGAGCATCTCCGGCCGGCGCCGCCGTCGGGCGACGCCGCTTCACCGCCGATGGTCCGCCCCACGCCGCCCTGGCGTTATGCCATCGGCATGTTCGGCACGTCGATCCCGATCAACATGGTGAAGGGGTCGATGATCCTTTACTACGTTGACATCCTCGGACTCGACGTCCGAGCGTACGGCGTGGTGATGACGGTTTAT belongs to Microlunatus elymi and includes:
- a CDS encoding globin domain-containing protein; the encoded protein is MTTTLYEAAGGAEGMLRLAYAWHRRCMADPLASHPFSHPGQHPQHSERLAAYWGEAIGGPPAYTESMGDETQVVRMHVGNGEHEELNRRCIELFELALVDADLPHETRGPLLDYFSWATYQMMGEPRERDAIPDGLELPHWGWDGLVTGQRPPDHP